Within the Fusarium keratoplasticum isolate Fu6.1 chromosome 1, whole genome shotgun sequence genome, the region GACATCTCAGAAGGCCTTTGAGAACGCAGACTGGGATAATCAACTATCGAGCGAAAATGACAAGCTTCATCAACTCGAGAATGAAAGCGACAAGCTGGGCAGAGAGCTGGTCGAGTGTACTCGTCTCGCCTCAGAGAGAGCTCAACTCGACTACAGGAAAAAGGAACTTGCTGATCGCAAACGCAAGCTTGATACTCTGACAAGCACCTGGAAGGCAAAGCTGGATAAGATCATTGGTAGCGATTGGGAGCCAGAATCGCTTGATACCAAATTCCAGTCGGTTGTCAAGGATCAGAACAGGGTTGTAATGGACGCTCAGAAGCGTCGCGACCAGACACGCCAGAAGCAACAGAAAGTGGAGTTCAGAATGAGAACGGCGAAGGAATCTCTTGACAGGAAGTCAAAGGAGGCCACGACCTGTCAGCAACAGGTCGTCGATGCTCTCCAGACGGTTCGAGACAATGCGATTGTCGAGGACTACACTGAGGAGGTTGAGACAGTAGAGCAGCAGGTGGAAGAGCTGAGGAATGACCTGAGTCTCTTTGACGCTCTTGTGGATTACTACAACAAGTGCAAGCGCATGCTTGACTCGAAACGAAAGTGCTTGCTCTGCGAGCGTCACTTTGATGACAACCAAGCCGCAAGCTTGGAGCGTTTGAgcaagaagattgagaagaATCTCGACCCCAAGGGCAAAGTCGACACTGAAAAGGACCTCAAGGAAACAGTGGCGAGCCTTGAAAAGTTGCGGTCGGTACGATCAGCTTACGACACCTATGAACGGTTGTCAGCTGAGCTCCCGCCCCTTCGCGACGAATGCAAGGCCGTAGAGGCCGAGTTTGACACTCTGGAGAGACAACTCGAAGAGCAAGCATCGGTCGTGTCagccgaggaagagaagcagaAAGACTTGGAAGACATGTCCAAGACTGTCATGAACATTACTCAGACTGTCAAGGATATTGGAGAGTCAGAGACTCAGGTTGATCGCATCATGTCTCAGCAGATGTCGGGCGGTGCAACTCGAAGCCCTGACGAGATCCACGAGCTTCAGGCTGGCGTGTCTGAGCAGATGAGAAGCCTGAAGAACCGCATCTCCAAGTTGACCACTGACCGTCAGCGCATGAAAGATCAGCTGAGCGCGCTTGAGCTCGAGAAGAGTGAACTGAGAAACAAGATCAGCCGCGCAGCTGGGCAactggacaagaagaaggatttGCAAAACCAGATCCAGGCTttgaaggaggagctctCTCACCAGCGAGAGGTGATTCAACGCGCCGATGAGGAATTGGAGAGCATTGAACCTAGCATCAACGAGGCAAGGTCCGCCCGGGACGATGTACTTCGCCGTGGTCGATCGAAGGAGCAAGTCATTGCCGATGCCCGTGACAACGTTGCCAATTCCGTCagcgagatgaagatgatggacaCGGACATCCAAGACTACATCGACCGAGGTGGCCCCTCCAATCTTGCATCCAATCAGCGTGCCATTGCCACGCTTGAAAAGACGATTGCGAACACTGAAAAGGAGGTGACAGACCTCACAGTCCGTACAAACAAGCTGAAGCAAGACATTGATAACGGAGAccgaaagaagaagaacatcaGGGATAACCTCAACTACCGCAAGAATCTTCGCACAGTTGAAGTCATCCGCGGGGAGATATCTGAGCTCGAAGACCGCAACGCAGACGAAGACTATGAACGTCTCCAGGCTGAGGCTCGTGCGCACGAGGACCACTACAACCGCCTTCTTGCGGAGCGCGGCTCTGTCATGGGAGCCATGAagaccaaggacgaggagctcggAAGACTGCTTCAGGAATGGGAGATGGACTacaaggatgccaagagaAAGTACCGCGAGTCACACATTCGCGTGGAGACTACCAGGGCTGCGATTGAAGATCTTGCGCAGTGCAGTTCGGCCGTTGACAAGGCGGTCATGCAGTTCCACTCGATGAAGATGTCTGAAGTGAACCGCATCGCAGGCGAGTTGTGGCAGAGCACATACCAAGGTACCGACATCGACACAATTCTGATTCGTTCAGACAACGAGTCAAGCACAGGCAAGCGCAACTACAACTACCGACTTTGCATGGTCAAGCAAGATACCGAAATGGACATGCGTGGCCGATGCTCGGCTGGTCAAAAGGTTCTcgcatccatcatcatccgtCTGGCGTTGGCCGAGTCGTTCGGTGTCAACTGTGGTCTCATCGCGCTCGATGAGCCTACGACCAACCTGGACCgcgacaacatcaagagtCTGGCAGAGAGTCTGCACATGATCATCAAAGCTCGCCAGGCCCAGAGCAACTTCCAGCTCATCGTTATCACACACGACGAGGAGTTTTTGCGGCATATGAGATGCAGCGATTTCTGCGACAGTTTCTTCCGTGTCAAACGTGACGAGCGACAGAACAGTGTCATCTCCAGAGAGAGTATCACCAAGATTTTCTAATTGGAGTAGTGGCCAGGTCCATGAGACGATGGTCGCGTAGAAGAGAAATATTCTCAACGCTCAGCGAGCAAGGGAAAATGGCGCTGGTATCTTGAGGTTGGGATTGGCGTTGGGCATGTACAATTGTCACACTTACTGAACATGGATGTATTACTACCGCACACTGAAGCTGCGGACTTTTAAGGTATGAAGCTCATGCGACGCTCCCCAAAAGGAGAACCGGTCAGTGGGATTGTGATTTTCGGTTGGCGAAGAGATGCGCGTGGCTTGCATTGTCCGACATGTCAGTTGAGACATAACgcagaggctgagaaggTGTTCGCTGAGGCCTGCCATGTGGGTGGTTGAGACATGGGAAGATCCATGGATCCAGCTCCTGTCAGGCATGCTTCCATGGTGTGGGAGAGGGTTGCGGAGTTAATGAGGTCCGAGTTCAACATTCATCTAACTTTCAAAAACGTTCATGGGGACTTTTCGGGCACTCGTGGTGGCTGACCAAGTACCATCTCAACTGCCTGAGCGGCCAGGTTACCATGTCGACAAACCTCGACAGAGCCAGCGTCTCATCGGCGAGGTGACTCATCCCTGTCCATGTTAACCAGATCTACGCGGCAACTGGATGAGCATCTCGTCGCAAGCTCGGCGATAGGAGCCAGTGTATGACTATGAATCATGACGCGACGCGAGTCTCGACGACGGGGATGACGCtgaagagaccaagaccaatTACAGTACTGTACCAGACCAACATAAGACGGAACCTAGGGTGATTCCGAGAGATCTTGGGCGTCGTCCCCGCGACGAAGGATCGGAATTACGAACCGGCAATAAGTGACTAAGGGTGCAGACTCCACACCCTCCTCGGCTGAATCTCAGTCTGGTTGACGCTTCAAGGAACTATTGCTCCACCCTCCAAGAGGCCCCAGGCCAAGCTTCATTCGCCGAATTACCTAACGAAACGAAATGGCACTTGACGACGACTCCATTGCGCCCTGTGAGCCGGGTAGCCGTATTAGGGAGTTGACCCCCGGTCCTCGGAGAAGAGAGCATGCCGAAGTCTCTGCTTTTCCTACCCCCTCGACTCTCGAGCACCAAACAATGCCGACCGGGTTGCTGAATTGGACAAGGTGAAAAAGGTGAAGAGGTTGCGTTGTCGACGATGCAGCAGATATAAGTACGACAGCTAATTCCTCAAAAACACTCCGGCGACAAGACAACCAAATAGCGGAGTGCACTGCATTGTTGATTAGCAATCCAATCCTCGACGCGGTCTACGGCGCCTTCCGAACAAGGTCTATTGCAACTACATTGGCAATCCTCAATTCAATTCATTTACGGAATTTCCGCTTCTTCAGTCTCGTCAGTCTTGTCAACTGCCTTGACAAtggcggcctcgacgacaaaTCCAAACCAGAGGATCAGTTCTGAGACTACGCTCGACGACATTGAGCGAGACGGGgctgctccttcttctcctgccAATGCAGTTGCAGTTGCAGATCCAGGAAATGCCCCGGCGGCTGCTCCTGCCCCCGAGGCTGGGCGGACCAAGCTCCAAACCTTCCTGATCATGTTTGCGCTCGGGCTGGCGCTCTTCCTCGCGGCCTTGGatgtcaccatcatcacaacTGCTGTTCCTACGATATCCAACGAATTCAAGTCTAGTCAGGGCTATATCTGGATAGGAAGCGCCTATCTGCTCGGAAATGCTTCCTTTCTCCCAACCTGGACGAAACTGTCCGACATATTTGGGAGGAAGCCCATCATCCTCGTGGCGGCCGTCACCTTCTGGATCGGATCTCTCCTATGCGCCGTGAGCAATGGTATGGCCATGCTCATCGCCTCGCGTGCCATCCAAGGCGTTGGCGGAGGTGGCCTGGTGGTACTCCCCAACATCGCCATCAGCGACCTCTTCTCCATAAGGAACCGAGGCATGTactttggcatcttgggtATGGTGTGGGCACTGGCCTCTGCTGTCGGTCccatcctcggcggcgtcTTCACCAGCCAGGTCAATTGGCGCTGGTGCTTCTATATCAACCTGCCCCTGTCGGCCGTTGCCATTGTCATCCTGATCTTTGTCCTCAAGCTGCACAACCCCCGCACACCGATGAAGGAAGGACTCTTGGCTCTCGACTGGCCGGGTAGTTTGCTCATGATTGGCGGCACAATCATGTGGTTGCTAGGAATCGAGCTCGGTGGTGTCAGTTTCCCCTGGGACTCGGCTACCATCATCTGCCTCCTCATTTTTGGCGTCGTGACGTCTGGCATCTTTCTCGTCTATG harbors:
- a CDS encoding AAA-23 domain-containing protein; this encodes MSKIDKLSISGVRSFSPAVREAIQFNTPLTLIVGYNGSGKTTIIECLKYATTGELPPNSKGGAFIHDPKLCGEKEVMAQVKLQFRSINDRQHVATRSIQLTVKKTTRSQKTLDCSLVVVNNGERTTTSTRTAQLDEMIPERLGVSPAILDAVIFCHQDESLWPLSEPAALKKRFDEIFEAMKYTKAIDNLKVLRKKQVEQLGKLQNDEAHNKVNKDRGDRAEKRMNALQEDIEGARAKCESISTEMDNTQEIIREIRETANSHLAIVQNLNTKREQLEYREEAVKELKATIDELPEDDSRLESDLAHYEDRMQHLQEEADQNKTQYNELQNELARSRKDLSTKLSEQGKHQSDKDKYERQIKTRMEMIQETAQTYGFSGFDGDLSDHQVKSFNDRLQKLLNEKKRDLERLQKENSVELDRATGVITELEGRKAARTQDRVSAKQRMTTIEKRTAVLHNESGLIDVDEGAKAILDGQMQDLDSRFQTSQKAFENADWDNQLSSENDKLHQLENESDKLGRELVECTRLASERAQLDYRKKELADRKRKLDTLTSTWKAKLDKIIGSDWEPESLDTKFQSVVKDQNRVVMDAQKRRDQTRQKQQKVEFRMRTAKESLDRKSKEATTCQQQVVDALQTVRDNAIVEDYTEEVETVEQQVEELRNDLSLFDALVDYYNKCKRMLDSKRKCLLCERHFDDNQAASLERLSKKIEKNLDPKGKVDTEKDLKETVASLEKLRSVRSAYDTYERLSAELPPLRDECKAVEAEFDTLERQLEEQASVVSAEEEKQKDLEDMSKTVMNITQTVKDIGESETQVDRIMSQQMSGGATRSPDEIHELQAGVSEQMRSLKNRISKLTTDRQRMKDQLSALELEKSELRNKISRAAGQLDKKKDLQNQIQALKEELSHQREVIQRADEELESIEPSINEARSARDDVLRRGRSKEQVIADARDNVANSVSEMKMMDTDIQDYIDRGGPSNLASNQRAIATLEKTIANTEKEVTDLTVRTNKLKQDIDNGDRKKKNIRDNLNYRKNLRTVEVIRGEISELEDRNADEDYERLQAEARAHEDHYNRLLAERGSVMGAMKTKDEELGRLLQEWEMDYKDAKRKYRESHIRVETTRAAIEDLAQCSSAVDKAVMQFHSMKMSEVNRIAGELWQSTYQGTDIDTILIRSDNESSTGKRNYNYRLCMVKQDTEMDMRGRCSAGQKVLASIIIRLALAESFGVNCGLIALDEPTTNLDRDNIKSLAESLHMIIKARQAQSNFQLIVITHDEEFLRHMRCSDFCDSFFRVKRDERQNSVISRESITKIF
- a CDS encoding MFS domain-containing protein; amino-acid sequence: MAASTTNPNQRISSETTLDDIERDGAAPSSPANAVAVADPGNAPAAAPAPEAGRTKLQTFLIMFALGLALFLAALDVTIITTAVPTISNEFKSSQGYIWIGSAYLLGNASFLPTWTKLSDIFGRKPIILVAAVTFWIGSLLCAVSNGMAMLIASRAIQGVGGGGLVVLPNIAISDLFSIRNRGMYFGILGMVWALASAVGPILGGVFTSQVNWRWCFYINLPLSAVAIVILIFVLKLHNPRTPMKEGLLALDWPGSLLMIGGTIMWLLGIELGGVSFPWDSATIICLLIFGVVTSGIFLVYEWKVAKFPIMPPYLFHKQNSNAAFGLAFTHAFVFMSGSYWLPLYFQGVLGASSLLSGVYLLPFVLSLSFVSAAAGIIIKKTGRYKIVIVSGMFVTVLGFGLLINLEPRANWVKIIIFQIVAGIGIGPNFQAPLIALQTNIEPRDIAAATSTFSLIRQLGTSVSVVIGGVIFNNEMERQYPKLERELGPDLANLLSGSNAAGNVQVVGEMGGHEGRVAKTAYWKSLQTMYIVYTCFAGLALIISMMIKQVNLSKEHQEHKTGLMSLKGRKDKKNDNEKATDN